AAGGATACAAAAATACAATCTAATGAGAGATTAGAATTTTTAGGAGATTCTGTACTAAGTCTTGTTATAAGTGATTATTTATTTAATAAATTTCACGATTTGCCTGAGGGAGAATTAACTAAATTGAGGGCTATTATAGTTTGTGAAGCATCGCTAGCATCGGTATCTAGGAGAATTAATTTAGGGGAATATTTGCTTTTAGGTAAAGGTGAAGAGTTTACTGGAGGTAGAGAAAGAACATCGATACTGGCTGATTTATTTGAAGCCTTACTTGCTGCGATTTATAGTGATGGTGGATTTCAAAATGCTAAAGAGTTTGCACTTGCGAACTTGACCTATGTAATAAATGATGCTTTAGAAGGAAAACTTTTTTGGGACTATAAAACACATTTACAAGAAGAACTTCAAAAAAATAGTATAGCTGAAATAGGATACAAGGTAGTTTCTTCAAAAGGACCAGATCACAATAAAACATTCGTAGTTGAAGTTTCAAATTTAGGCAAATTGTTAGGCGTAGGACAAGGTAAGAGCAAAAAAGATGCAGAGCAAGAAGCAGCTAAAAATGCACTTGTGGAGTTAGATAATAAAAATGAGTAAAAAGACGAAGATAATACCTATTTTTGTGCCACATCTGGGCTGTCCGAATGACTGTATATTTTGTAATCAGAAGAAGATAACGAATGTTAGTACTAGTATGACACCAGAAAAAGCGAAGGATATAATAGAAGAACATTTAGAAACATTAGATTCGAATAAGTATTCTATAGAAATTTCATTTTTCGGTGGAACTTTTACGGGAATTGATAAGGTAGATCAAAAGTTATTATTAAGGGTAGCTCTTGACTATAAAGAAAGTGGCAGAGTAGAAAAAATAAGATTATCAACTAGGCCTGATAGAGTAGATAGTAGCATTATAGATTTACTTAAAGCTTACAAAGTTGATATTGTAGAGTTAGGGGTACAGTCCCTTGATGATGAAGTTTTAAAAGCATCTAATCGTGGGCATAATGCCCGTGATGTTATAGGTGCAGTGGAAAGATTAAAAATAGCAGGTTTTGAAGTAGGCATACAAATTATGCCAGGACTATACAAAACGAATTATTTGAGTGATTTAAAAACACTCAATCAGGTGATTGATTTATCACCTGATTTTGTTCGTTTATATCCTACACTTGTTATAAAGGGAACTAGATTAAAAGAGCTGTATGAAAATGACGAGTATACTCCATTGTCTGTTGAAAAAGCTGTTGAATTTTGCAAAATAGCGTATATTTTATTTGAGTCAAGAGATATAAACATTATCAGAATGGGTCTACAGCCAACCGACGGAATATCTTGGGGAAATGATGTGGTTGCAGGGCCATTTCATCCGGCATTTAGGAGCTTGGTATTATCATCTCTATATGGGGATTATATAGAAAGTGTATTAGATGGAAACGAATATAAAAATGCTGAATTTAATGTTCCACAATCTTTGATATCATTTGTAGTTGGACAGAACAAAAGTAATGTAATTAGGTATAAAGAGTATATATGTGGATTTATGCGATTTGAGCCTAAAAGAAGTAATGAAGATTTTATAGAGTTAGTATTGGAAGATATGTATGGTGAAGTACAACGAAAAATACTAGATTTATCTAAATATTGTAAAAAAGTAGCAGAAAAATACAGAACCTTAGAGGGTGGCGTAGTTGAATTTAAAAAGATTAGAACTAAAAGGATTTAAATCCTTTGCAGATAAAACTAAAATAGATTTTGAAACAGGAATAACGGGAATAGTGGGTCCAAATGGAAGTGGAAAGAGTAATATATCTGATGCTATTAAATGGGTATTAGGTGAGCAAAGTGCGAAATCACTTCGCGGTAGTAAGATGGAAGATATAATATTTAATGGAACAGATAAGAGAAAACCACTTAATTATTCTGAAATTACTATGATTTTGGACAATAGTGATGGAAAATTTCCTTTAGAATACCGAGAAGTTATGGTTACTAGGCGAGTGTTTAGGTCTGGTGATAGTGAGTATTATTTAAACAAAACTGCATGCAGGCTTAAGGACATAAAAGAATTGTTTATGGATACCGGAATAGGTACAGATGGTTATTCTATAATTGGACAGGGCAAAATTGATGAAATACTAAGTACAAAACCTGAAGATCGAAGAAAATTGTTTGAAGAGGCTGCAGGTATAGTAAAGTACAAGAGTAGAAAAACCAATGCAGAGCGAAAATTAAATAGAACTGATGAGAATCTTTTGAGAGCTAGAGACATTATTTTTGAATTGGAAAAACAAGTAGAACCATTAGAAAAACAATCAATCAAAGCTGAAAAATATATCAAATATAAGGAACAGTTGAGAGATAAAGAATTATCACATTATAAGAAAAACTATATCAAAATAGAAAAAAATAAAGAAGAGATATTTGATAAATTAAACGATATAGAAAATATACGTAGAGAACTTCAAGAAAGAGAAAAAGAAAAGCATGAAATTTATGCAAATGATGATTTAGAAAAACAACAATTAGAGGTCGTTATAGAAGGCCTAAATGATCAAATAGCAGAAACAAAAGAGCAACTTCAAAAAAAAGAAGGTTTGATAGAGCTTATAAATGAGAAAATTGCAGTAGCCAATAGAGATTTGCAAAGATATAAAATTGAAAATGAAGATAGTGAAAAAAATAGTGAGGCAGATAAAGCAGATATATCCAACCTTGAAGTACAAATAGATTCATTTGAAGATGAGAAGAAACTATGTTATGAGGATATTTTAAGTAAAGAAGAGAAGCTAAAAGAAATAAAGGAAGATTTGGATTCAAAAACTACTCAAAAAAATGAAATGAGTACCCAGTATGTTAAATTTTTAAATGATTTAACGGCTATAGAAACTAGAGAAACTTCATATAGAAATTTTGAAGCTAATATACAATCGAGAATAGATGATTTAGAGAATAAGATGAAATCTGAAAAAGAGAATCAAAAACAATTAAGTGATGATTTCGATAAGATAGATGATGAATTCTCCATAGAAAAAAAGAACTTAGATGAAGTAGAAGAAAAGAGAGAACAAATAGTTTTTTCTAAAAACAAACTTGAGAATGAATTAATTAAAAAAAGTGATTCAATAAGAGAAACAGAACGAAAATTTGATTCGCTTAAGTCGAAATACAAAATACTTAATGAAATGAAAAATAGGCATGAAGGGTACTTTTTGAGTGTAAAAAAGACACTGGATTATTTAGATAATAATGAAAATTTAAAAGTAGGTTTTGAAGGTGTCGTTGCAGACCTTATTCAAGTGCCAGAAAAATATGAGACAGCAATAGAAATGTCTATCGGTGGTGCTCTCCAAAACTTAGTTACAGAGACTGAGAAATCAGCTAAAAGTATATTGGCTGAAATAAAAAAGAATAGACTTGGAAGAGTTACATTTATGCCACTTGATGCAATGAAAGGGAAAAAAGTTCAGTTAGAGGATAGACTTAAAAGAGCTAATGGATTTATGGGAATTGCCTCTGAATTAATTGATTATGATGATAAATACAAGAGTGTAATAGAATATATACTGGGACGAGTTATCGTTTTTGAAAAAATAGACGATGCTCTAAATTTTGCAAAACAAACTGGTTATAAGTTCAAACTAGTTACGCTTGAGGGAGATATTTTAAACCCTGGAGGGTCTATTACTGGTGGTAGTATAAATAACAAAAAACAAGCGGGTTTGCTTGGAAGAAATAGAGAACTTGATTTATTAAAAATTGACATAAAAAAAGCTAGAGACAGGTATGATTTACTAAGAGATGAATATCATTTGGCTGTAGAGCAACTTGAAGAACAGAAAATTATAGTTGATGATTTAAGTAAGTTAAAAAATGAAAAAGTACTTTTATTGCAGAAACTCGAAAATCATAAGAAACATATAGATGAGAAGTTAAAAGATCAGATTAACCGGATAAATCAGTTTTCAAGTGAACTCGGTGGAATTCATGATGAAAAAGATAATTCTTTGAGACAATTAGAATCTATGAAAAATGAGGCTGAAAGAATAAGAGTTCAAAAAGAAAAGATTGAAGAATCAATGACAGCTTTAGACATTCACATAGGCGAACTTTTAAAAAGTGAAAATTTATTGGAGCACGAAATTAGTGAGCTGAAGATTAGGGTAGCTTCATGTGCTGAAAAGGTAACTAGTAGAAAAAATGAATTAAATCAAATATACAGTAGAATAGAAAAGAGTAAATTACAAGAATTAGAGCGAGCAAAATTGATTCAAAAATGCGGGAACAATAGAAGTGAAAATGAGGAATTGCTAACAAAAATAAAATCTGAAAAAGAAGATCAAAGAAATAATTTAGATGCTCAAAATCAAAAGATAGTTGATGTAAAGAATATAAAAGATGATTTGAAAGATAAGTTAGCATTTATTGAAAAAGAAATTGAAAATATAAAATCAGAGTTAGAAAACAATCAGAACAAGAGACATAAGCTGCAAATAGAGCTTGAAAAGAAAGATTTAAAATTAAATGCTATGGAAGATAAGCTTTTTGAGGATTATGAAATCAGAATTGAAGATTTGAAAAAAATTGAACTGGAAGAATTTGATGATTTAAAATTAGATGATGAAGTGAAAAAACTCAAAAATAAAATAAAAGCATTAGGAAGCATAAACTTAGAATCGATAGAGAAGTATAAAGAAGTGAAGGAAAGGTATGATTTCCTCAAAGAGCAGGAACATGATTTGATAGAGGCAAAAAATTCACTTGAACAGGTTATTGAAGAAATGGAAGTTCAGATGAGAATTCAGTTTAAAGATAATCTAGAGGTTATACGAAAGAATTTTTCTGAGATTTTTTTACAATTATTTGGAGGAGGAAAAGCAGATATTGTAATTTCTGAGGAAGAAGACATATTGCTAAGTGGCATAGATATAATAGCACAGCCTCCAGGAAAGAAACTTCAAAGTATATTGTTGCTTTCAGGAGGAGAAAAAGCATTGACTGCAATAGCTTTGTTATTTGCTATATTGAAAATGAAGCCAAGTCCATTTTGTATACTTGACGAGATTGAGGCGGCATTAGATGATGCAAATGTATGTAGGTTTGCAGATTATTTGAATCATTATGCGGATCAAACACAATTTATAGTAATAACACATAGGAAGGGAACTATGGAAGCTGTTGATTCTTTATATGGTGTTACAATGGAAGAGAAAGGTGTAAGTAAAATAGTTTCTGTGAAATTGACAGAGGAGTCTATAAATCATTTTATACAATAATTAAAATAGGAGGAGAAAACTAAGTGGGGATTTTTTCGTGGTTTAAAAAGGGAAAAAAAAGAAAAGAAGAAGAAAATATAGAAGAGATAAATGTAGAAAAAACAAAAAGTGAAGATGATGTAGAAAACGAAGAGGAGCGTAAAGCCGAAGAAGAGCGTAAGGCTGAAGAAGCACGCGAAGCCGAGGAAAAGCGCAAGGCTGAGGAAGAGCGCAAGGCTGAAGAAGCACGCAAGGCCGAAGAAGAGCGCAAGGCTGAAGAAGAACGTAAGGCTGAAGAAGAACGTAAGGCTGAAGAAGAGCGTAGAGCTGAGGAAGAAAATAAACCTAAGAAAAAAATGGGATTTTTTGCGAAGCTTGTAAAAGGATTAGAGAAAACAAGAAAGAGCATAACATCACAAATTGATAATATACTTAGTGGTTATGGGAAAATTGATGAGGAGTTATTTGAGGAAATAGAAGAAATTTTGATAATGGCAGATGTTGGAGTACCTACAACTATGAGAATTATTGACGATTTGAGAGCTAAGGTTAAAGCGAGAAAGTTAACAGAAGCAACTGAAATTAGAGCAATTCTCAAAGAAGAAATTTCTGAAATATTAACTGAGTCAGAGTTAGGTAATAAGTTGAATTTAGAACCATCGCCAGCAATTATATTAGTGGTTGGTGTAAATGGTGTTGGAAAGACAACAACGATAGGAAAGGTAGCTGCTAGACTTAAGAATGAAGGGAAAAGTGTTTTACTTGCAGCAGGTGATACGTTTAGAGCAGCAGCAATTGAGCAATTAACAGAATGGGCAAATAGAGCAGAAGTAGATATAGTTGCCCATACGGAAGGTGCTGATCCAGCGGCTGTTATATTTGATGGTATTCAAGCTGCCAAGGCTAGAAAATCTGATGTTTTAATTTGTGATACAGCAGGTAGACTTCACAATAAGAAAAATTTGATGAATGAGCTTAATAAAATATTTAGAATAGTGGAAAGAGAGTATCCAAATGCAACTAGAGAAGTACTACTTGTAGTAGATGCGACTACGGGCCAAAATGCAGTAATACAAGCGAAAACGTTTAAAGAGGCATGCAATATATCTGGAATAGCTTTGACTAAACTTGATGGGACGGCTAAAGGTGGAGTTGTGCTAGCTGTACAGTCAGAATTATCTGTACCCGTAAAACTTGTTGGAGTAGGAGAGGGAATCGATGATTTGCAGGATTTCAATCCGAAAGATTTTGTAGATGCTATGTTTTCTTAAAAAATAGTGAAGATGTAAAGAAAAAGGCTTGACAAATTAGTAGAATTAATATAAAATCTATTGAGTCAAGTCAATTACTTTACAGTCGAGGCGATAAATTATGTATGAAAAATTCGTTGAAATAGCAATGTTATATGATTTCTATGGTAATCTTTTGAGTTCAAAGCAACAGAGAGTTATTGAACTATATTACTTAGAGGACTTATCGCTAAGTGAGATCGGTGAAAATTTACAGATCAGTAGACAAGCTGTTCATGATATGTTAAAGCGCTCTGAAAAAGGCCTTTATGAATATGAAACCAAACTAGGATTGATAGCTAAGTTTGAAGGAAATAAGAAACGAGCAGAACAGATTCTAGAATTGGCTAATAAGATTCATGTTGAAGGATTGGATTCGGGAATATATCATGAAACCTTAGAGCTGATTATTTCCCTAGCTAAGGGTATATTAGAGAATAATCAGGAGGATAAATAATGGTATTTGAGAATTTAGCAGAAAAGCTTCAAAATAGCTTGAATAAACTAAAAGGTAAAGGGAAGTTGACTGAGAAAGACGTTAGCGATGCAATGAGGGAAGTAAAACTTGCTTTGCTTGAGGCTGATGTTAACTTTAAGGTAGTTAAACAATTTATTAAAACAGTTAAAGAAAGATCAATAGGTTCAGAGGTTATGGAAAGTTTAACTCCTGGACAACAGGTTATAAAGATTGTTAATGAAGAACTAACAAAACTAATGGGAGAGACAGAGAGCAAGTTAGAGTTGTCTGGAAAACCGGCAGTTATAATGCTATGTGGTTTACAAGGAGCTGGTAAAACTACTGCTTCAGGTAAGCTTGCAAGTCTTTTGAAGAAAAAAGGAAAAAGACCGCTGTTAGTTGCGTGTGATGTTTATAGACCAGCTGCGATAAAACAATTGCAGGTAGTTGGTGAAAAAGTTGGAGTGCCTGTATTTTCAATGGGTGATAAAGAAAGCCCAGTAAAAATAGCAGCAGAAGGTATTGCTCAGGCAAAAGAAAACAATAATGATTTGGTTATTGTGGATACTGCTGGTCGATTGCATATAGATGATAATTTAATGGAAGAACTTGAAGAAATAAAAGCTTCGGTTAATCCATGTGAAATACTTCTGGTTGTAGATGCTATGA
This portion of the Tissierellales bacterium genome encodes:
- the ftsY gene encoding signal recognition particle-docking protein FtsY; its protein translation is MFSWFKKGKKRKEEENIEEINVEKTKSEDDVENEEERKAEEERKAEEAREAEEKRKAEEERKAEEARKAEEERKAEEERKAEEERKAEEERRAEEENKPKKKMGFFAKLVKGLEKTRKSITSQIDNILSGYGKIDEELFEEIEEILIMADVGVPTTMRIIDDLRAKVKARKLTEATEIRAILKEEISEILTESELGNKLNLEPSPAIILVVGVNGVGKTTTIGKVAARLKNEGKSVLLAAGDTFRAAAIEQLTEWANRAEVDIVAHTEGADPAAVIFDGIQAAKARKSDVLICDTAGRLHNKKNLMNELNKIFRIVEREYPNATREVLLVVDATTGQNAVIQAKTFKEACNISGIALTKLDGTAKGGVVLAVQSELSVPVKLVGVGEGIDDLQDFNPKDFVDAMFS
- the smc gene encoding chromosome segregation protein SMC is translated as MNLKRLELKGFKSFADKTKIDFETGITGIVGPNGSGKSNISDAIKWVLGEQSAKSLRGSKMEDIIFNGTDKRKPLNYSEITMILDNSDGKFPLEYREVMVTRRVFRSGDSEYYLNKTACRLKDIKELFMDTGIGTDGYSIIGQGKIDEILSTKPEDRRKLFEEAAGIVKYKSRKTNAERKLNRTDENLLRARDIIFELEKQVEPLEKQSIKAEKYIKYKEQLRDKELSHYKKNYIKIEKNKEEIFDKLNDIENIRRELQEREKEKHEIYANDDLEKQQLEVVIEGLNDQIAETKEQLQKKEGLIELINEKIAVANRDLQRYKIENEDSEKNSEADKADISNLEVQIDSFEDEKKLCYEDILSKEEKLKEIKEDLDSKTTQKNEMSTQYVKFLNDLTAIETRETSYRNFEANIQSRIDDLENKMKSEKENQKQLSDDFDKIDDEFSIEKKNLDEVEEKREQIVFSKNKLENELIKKSDSIRETERKFDSLKSKYKILNEMKNRHEGYFLSVKKTLDYLDNNENLKVGFEGVVADLIQVPEKYETAIEMSIGGALQNLVTETEKSAKSILAEIKKNRLGRVTFMPLDAMKGKKVQLEDRLKRANGFMGIASELIDYDDKYKSVIEYILGRVIVFEKIDDALNFAKQTGYKFKLVTLEGDILNPGGSITGGSINNKKQAGLLGRNRELDLLKIDIKKARDRYDLLRDEYHLAVEQLEEQKIIVDDLSKLKNEKVLLLQKLENHKKHIDEKLKDQINRINQFSSELGGIHDEKDNSLRQLESMKNEAERIRVQKEKIEESMTALDIHIGELLKSENLLEHEISELKIRVASCAEKVTSRKNELNQIYSRIEKSKLQELERAKLIQKCGNNRSENEELLTKIKSEKEDQRNNLDAQNQKIVDVKNIKDDLKDKLAFIEKEIENIKSELENNQNKRHKLQIELEKKDLKLNAMEDKLFEDYEIRIEDLKKIELEEFDDLKLDDEVKKLKNKIKALGSINLESIEKYKEVKERYDFLKEQEHDLIEAKNSLEQVIEEMEVQMRIQFKDNLEVIRKNFSEIFLQLFGGGKADIVISEEEDILLSGIDIIAQPPGKKLQSILLLSGGEKALTAIALLFAILKMKPSPFCILDEIEAALDDANVCRFADYLNHYADQTQFIVITHRKGTMEAVDSLYGVTMEEKGVSKIVSVKLTEESINHFIQ
- a CDS encoding YlxM family DNA-binding protein, whose protein sequence is MYEKFVEIAMLYDFYGNLLSSKQQRVIELYYLEDLSLSEIGENLQISRQAVHDMLKRSEKGLYEYETKLGLIAKFEGNKKRAEQILELANKIHVEGLDSGIYHETLELIISLAKGILENNQEDK
- a CDS encoding radical SAM protein, whose translation is MSKKTKIIPIFVPHLGCPNDCIFCNQKKITNVSTSMTPEKAKDIIEEHLETLDSNKYSIEISFFGGTFTGIDKVDQKLLLRVALDYKESGRVEKIRLSTRPDRVDSSIIDLLKAYKVDIVELGVQSLDDEVLKASNRGHNARDVIGAVERLKIAGFEVGIQIMPGLYKTNYLSDLKTLNQVIDLSPDFVRLYPTLVIKGTRLKELYENDEYTPLSVEKAVEFCKIAYILFESRDINIIRMGLQPTDGISWGNDVVAGPFHPAFRSLVLSSLYGDYIESVLDGNEYKNAEFNVPQSLISFVVGQNKSNVIRYKEYICGFMRFEPKRSNEDFIELVLEDMYGEVQRKILDLSKYCKKVAEKYRTLEGGVVEFKKIRTKRI
- the rnc gene encoding ribonuclease III is translated as MYQLSEERLEHLKGLENKIMYCFNEKSVLNTAFMHSSYVNEQKDTKIQSNERLEFLGDSVLSLVISDYLFNKFHDLPEGELTKLRAIIVCEASLASVSRRINLGEYLLLGKGEEFTGGRERTSILADLFEALLAAIYSDGGFQNAKEFALANLTYVINDALEGKLFWDYKTHLQEELQKNSIAEIGYKVVSSKGPDHNKTFVVEVSNLGKLLGVGQGKSKKDAEQEAAKNALVELDNKNE